Proteins encoded by one window of Vigna radiata var. radiata cultivar VC1973A chromosome 5, Vradiata_ver6, whole genome shotgun sequence:
- the LOC106761499 gene encoding mitogen-activated protein kinase kinase kinase 18-like has protein sequence MEWTRGFIIGRGSSATVYTATSAHSSTVAAVKTAELSPSNLEKLQREQRILSSLFSPHVVAYKGCDTTEENNTLWFNLFMEYMPFGTLSQEIRRHGGRLSEPTIVNYVRQVLQGLEYLHNKGVVHCDIKGSNILIGEDGAKIGDFGCAKLWNESPVAAIGGTPMFMAPEVARGEEQGYPADVWALGCTVVEMATGFAPWPNLEDPVTVLYRVAYSNEVPEIPSFLSEEAKDFLGKCLRRNPKERWNCSQLLKHPFIGEFNSNDKEIQQSNSCSPTSILEQSFWNSVEEAECVSDPGNVIQIKSSDESPKGRIRRLALCSGDPIWELDDENWITTRGSEAGASSCEGLDLDVVNIRISDYFCDDYYKCSDVSVEVGSLNFEGGVDEMVIPSTYEFL, from the coding sequence ATGGAGTGGACTAGAGGCTTCATCATAGGACGTGGCTCATCAGCCACCGTCTACACTGCCACCTCCGCCCACTCCTCCACCGTTGCCGCTGTCAAGACTGCAGAGTTATCCCCGTCAAACTTAGAAAAGTTGCAGAGAGAACAGAGGATTCTGTCTTCTCTGTTTTCTCCCCACGTAGTTGCCTACAAAGGTTGTGACACTACAGAGGAAAACAACACCCTGTGGTTCAACCTCTTCATGGAGTACATGCCCTTTGGAACTCTCTCTCAGGAAATTCGCCGGCACGGTGGTCGGCTCAGCGAACCGACCATCGTGAACTACGTTCGACAAGTCCTGCAGGGGCTGGAGTACTTGCACAATAAGGGTGTTGTGCATTGTGATATTAAAGGTAGCAACATTTTGATTGGGGAAGATGGGGCCAAGATTGGTGATTTTGGGTGTGCTAAATTGTGGAATGAGTCTCCGGTGGCGGCGATCGGCGGCACGCCAATGTTCATGGCCCCAGAGGTGGCGCGTGGGGAGGAGCAAGGGTACCCTGCTGATGTATGGGCGCTTGGGTGCACTGTGGTTGAAATGGCCACTGGGTTTGCGCCGTGGCCTAATTTAGAAGACCCTGTCACTGTGTTGTACCGCGTTGCATATTCCAATGAAGTTCCTGAGATTCCAAGTTTTCTGTCTGAAGAAGCAAAGGATTTCTTGGGGAAGTGTTTGAGGAGGAATCCTAAAGAGAGGTGGAACTGTAGTCAGCTTCTGAAGCATCCGTTTATTGGGGAATTCAATTCCAACGACAAGGAAATTCAGCAATCTAATTCATGTTCTCCAACAAGTATTCTTGAGCAGAGCTTTTGGAATTCTGTGGAAGAGGCAGAGTGTGTCTCTGACCCTGGCAATGTGATTCAAATTAAAAGCTCAGATGAGTCTCCCAAGGGTAGGATCAGAAGGCTAGCTTTGTGTTCGGGGGATCCAATTTGGgaattggatgatgaaaattgGATCACAACGAGGGGAAGCGAAGCAGGGGCTTCAAGTTGTGAAGGGTTGGATTTGGATGTTGTTAATATTAGAATTAGTGATTATTTTTGTGATGATTATTATAAATGTAGTGATGTTAGTGTTGAAGTTGGTAGTTTGAATTTTGAGGGAGGCGTTGATGAGATGGTTATCCCTTCAACATATGAGTTTTTATAA
- the LOC106762762 gene encoding DNA repair protein RAD16 isoform X1 — protein sequence MELRSRRRLSNPAVSGTINCSGNEQQPKDDTVVEDETKGRSNNNKDKGVSVMLSDSDVVSGSDSDSDYEDEELAGGSLLDLNKYPFSTISFSDGEDYGSDSSDGDIPLFKKAKVPGSRERRKSTNTEKGEPSDVVRVVDHEYSMISPVLVPSGFKGTKKRKYTKKGSKGDSRPVLLWNAWEEEQEKWIDQHISEDFDLDNQSEVMNETAEAPSDLTMPLLRYQREWLAWALKQEHSSSRGGILADEMGMGKTIQAIALVLAKREFQDSCEPDQSIPCSSNLLPPIKGTLVICPVVAVTQWVSEIDRFTLKGSTKVLVYHGANRGRSGDRFADYDFVITTYSVVENEYRKHMMPPKERCPYCGKLFLPSKLMYHQSYFCGPDAVRTEKQSKQVKKKREVTKGKTKECESSKILKGSIKKKGDKMCIDMEDSDAVPVRSDRSFLHAVKWQRIILDEAHYIKSRHCNTAKAVLALDSTYKWALSGTPLQNRVGELYSLIRFLQITPYSYYLCKDCDCRILDHSSKECSVCTHSSVRHFCWWNKYVATPIQSFGNGDSGKRAMILLKHKVLKNIVLRRTKIGRAADLALPPRIVSLRXDCLDIKEQDYYESLYNESQAQFNTYIEANTLMHNYAHIFDLLTRLRQAVDHPYLVVYSQSSGSRSAVMANNATTVEQICGICHEPVEDLVVTSCEHSFCRACLIDYYSTSLGQVSCPACSKLLTVDLTSNKDAGDQVKTTIKGFRSSSILNRIRLENFQTSTKIEALREEIRFMVERDGSAKGIVFSQFTSFLDLINYSLHKSGVSCVQLNGSMSLNARDAAIRRFTEDPDCKIFLMSLKAGGVALNLTVASHVFLMDPWWNPAVERQAQDRIHRIGQYKPIRIVRFVIENTIEERILKLQEKKELVFEGTIGGSSDALGKLTEADLRFLFVT from the exons ATGGAGCTTCGTTCTCGTCGACGCCTTTCGAATCCCGCAGTGTCTGGTACTATCAATTGTTCCG GGAATGAGCAGCAGCCTAAGGATGATACTGTGGTGGAAGACGAAACCAAGGGCCGGAGTAACAACAATAAAGACAAAGGTGTTTCCGTTATGTTGTCTGATTCGGATGTAGTTTCCGGTTCCGATTCCGATTCCGATTATGAAG ATGAAGAATTGGCTGGGGGCTCGCTGCTTGACTTGAATAAATATCCATTTTCAACCATCAGTTTTTCTGACGGAGAAGATTATGGTTCTGATTCATCTGATGGTGACATACCTTTATTCAAGAAGGCAAAGGTTCCGGGGTccagagagagaagaaagagtaCGAACACAGAAAAAGGAGAACCAAGTGATGTGGTGAGGGTGGTGGATCATGAATATTCAATGATTTCACCAGTATTGGTTCCATCTGGTTTTAAGGGAACTAAGAAGAGGAAGTATACTAAAAAAGGAAGTAAAGGAGATTCTCGTCCAGTGTTGTTGTGGAATGCATGGGAAGAGGAGCAAGAGAAATGGATTGATCAGCATATATCAGAAGATTTTGACTTAGATAATCAGAGTGAAGTAATGAATGAAACTGCTGAGGCGCCCTCTGATCTGACTATGCCTTTACTTAGATACCAGAGGGAATGGTTAGCCTGGGCTTTGAAACAAGAACATTCTTCAAGTAGAGGTGGAATACTTGCAGATGAAATGGGAATGGGGAAGACTATTCAAGCAATTGCTCTTGTCCTTGCCAAACGTGAATTCCAAGACAGTTGTGAACCAGATCAATCCATACCATGTTCATCCAACCTGTTGCCTCCTATCAAAGGAACACTTGTCATATGTCCAGTGGTTGCTGTTACTCAGTGGGTCAGTGAGATTGATCGCTTTACTTTAAAAGGAAGCACCAAGGTGCTGGTCTATCATGGGGCTAATAGAGGGAGGAGTGGGGATCGATTTGCAGATTATGATTTTGTGATAACTACATACTCTGTTGTTGAGAATGAGTACAGGAAGCATATGATGCCTCCTAAAGAGAGATGCCCATACtgtggaaaattatttttgccaAGTAAGTTGATGTATCATCAAAGCTATTTTTGTGGACCTGATGCTGTTAGAACAGAAAAACAATCAAAGCAAgttaagaagaaaagagaagttaCTAAAGGGAAGACCAAGGAATGCGAAAGTAGCAAGATTTTGAAGGGTTCTATCAAGAAAAAGGGAGACAAAATGTGCATAGATATGGAAGATTCTGATGCTGTACCTGTACGTAGCGATAGGTCATTTCTCCATGCTGTTAAATGGCAAAGGATCATATTGGATGAG GCACACTATATCAAATCTAGACACTGTAACACTGCTAAAGCAGTTCTTGCTTTAGATTCTACCTACAAATGGGCGTTGAGTGGCACTCCCCTTCAGAACCGAGTTGGAGAGCTGTATTCGCTT ATACGATTCTTGCAAATAACTCCTTATTCCTATTACTTGTGCAAGGACTGTGATTGCAGGATTCTTGATCATAG CTCTAAAGAATGTTCAGTCTGCACTCACAGTTCCGTGCGACATTTCTGTTGGTGGAATAAA TATGTTGCCACACCAATTCAATCTTTTGGAAATGGTGATTCTGGGAAAAGAGCTATGATACTGCTTAAACATAAAGTTTTGAAGAACATAGTATTAAGGCGCACAAAAATAGGCAGGGCTGCTGATCTTGCACTTCCACCTAGAATT GTTTCGTTGAGAAANGATTGCCTAGATATTAAAGAGCAAGACTATTATGAATCGTTATACAATGAAAGTCAGGCACAATTTAATAC ATACATTGAAGCAAATACACTGATGCATAATTATGCACATATATTTGATCTCCTCACACGGCTGCGTCAG GCTGTTGATCATCCATACCTTGTGGTATATTCTCAAAGTTCAGGTTCAAGAAGTGCAGTTATGGCCAACAATGCTACTACCGTTGAACAAATTTGTGGTATATGCCACGAGCCAGTAGAAGATCTTGTT GTTACCTCCTGTGAGCATTCATTTTGCCGTGCATGCTTGATAGACTACTACTCTACTTCCTTGGGCCAAGTATCATGCCCTGCTTGCTCCAAATTACTTACAGTTGATTTAACATCCAACAAGGATGCTGGGGATCAGGTTAAAACAACAATTAAGGGTTTCAGATCCTCGAGCATTTTGAATAGAATTCGCCTTGAGAACTTTCAGACGAGTACTAAAATAGAGGCTTTG AGAGAAGAAATAAGATTCATGGTCGAAAGGGATGGTTCTGCCAAAGGGATTGTTTTTAGCCAATTCACATCGTTCTTGGATCTTATAAACTACTCTTTACACAAG TCTGGAGTATCTTGTGTTCAGTTGAATGGAAGCATGTCATTGAATGCTAGGGATGCTGCCATTCGGAGATTTACTGAAGATCCAGATTGCAAAATTTTTCTCATGAGCTTGAAGGCTGGGGGTGTTGCACTCAATTTGACGGTAGCTTCACAC GTCTTCCTTATGGACCCTTGGTGGAACCCGGCCGTGGAGCGCCAGGCTCAAGACAGAATTCACCGAATAGGGCAATACAAACCTATAAG AATTGTGAGGTTTGTCATCGAGAACACAATCGAGGAGAGAATTTTGAAACTCCAAGAGAAGAAAGAACTGGTGTTTGAAGG GACTATAGGTGGTTCTTCTGATGCTCTGGGGAAATTGACAGAGGCAGACTTGAGATTTTTGTTTGTTACCTAA
- the LOC106762762 gene encoding DNA repair protein RAD16 isoform X2: protein MELRSRRRLSNPAVSGNEQQPKDDTVVEDETKGRSNNNKDKGVSVMLSDSDVVSGSDSDSDYEDEELAGGSLLDLNKYPFSTISFSDGEDYGSDSSDGDIPLFKKAKVPGSRERRKSTNTEKGEPSDVVRVVDHEYSMISPVLVPSGFKGTKKRKYTKKGSKGDSRPVLLWNAWEEEQEKWIDQHISEDFDLDNQSEVMNETAEAPSDLTMPLLRYQREWLAWALKQEHSSSRGGILADEMGMGKTIQAIALVLAKREFQDSCEPDQSIPCSSNLLPPIKGTLVICPVVAVTQWVSEIDRFTLKGSTKVLVYHGANRGRSGDRFADYDFVITTYSVVENEYRKHMMPPKERCPYCGKLFLPSKLMYHQSYFCGPDAVRTEKQSKQVKKKREVTKGKTKECESSKILKGSIKKKGDKMCIDMEDSDAVPVRSDRSFLHAVKWQRIILDEAHYIKSRHCNTAKAVLALDSTYKWALSGTPLQNRVGELYSLIRFLQITPYSYYLCKDCDCRILDHSSKECSVCTHSSVRHFCWWNKYVATPIQSFGNGDSGKRAMILLKHKVLKNIVLRRTKIGRAADLALPPRIVSLRXDCLDIKEQDYYESLYNESQAQFNTYIEANTLMHNYAHIFDLLTRLRQAVDHPYLVVYSQSSGSRSAVMANNATTVEQICGICHEPVEDLVVTSCEHSFCRACLIDYYSTSLGQVSCPACSKLLTVDLTSNKDAGDQVKTTIKGFRSSSILNRIRLENFQTSTKIEALREEIRFMVERDGSAKGIVFSQFTSFLDLINYSLHKSGVSCVQLNGSMSLNARDAAIRRFTEDPDCKIFLMSLKAGGVALNLTVASHVFLMDPWWNPAVERQAQDRIHRIGQYKPIRIVRFVIENTIEERILKLQEKKELVFEGTIGGSSDALGKLTEADLRFLFVT from the exons ATGGAGCTTCGTTCTCGTCGACGCCTTTCGAATCCCGCAGTGTCTG GGAATGAGCAGCAGCCTAAGGATGATACTGTGGTGGAAGACGAAACCAAGGGCCGGAGTAACAACAATAAAGACAAAGGTGTTTCCGTTATGTTGTCTGATTCGGATGTAGTTTCCGGTTCCGATTCCGATTCCGATTATGAAG ATGAAGAATTGGCTGGGGGCTCGCTGCTTGACTTGAATAAATATCCATTTTCAACCATCAGTTTTTCTGACGGAGAAGATTATGGTTCTGATTCATCTGATGGTGACATACCTTTATTCAAGAAGGCAAAGGTTCCGGGGTccagagagagaagaaagagtaCGAACACAGAAAAAGGAGAACCAAGTGATGTGGTGAGGGTGGTGGATCATGAATATTCAATGATTTCACCAGTATTGGTTCCATCTGGTTTTAAGGGAACTAAGAAGAGGAAGTATACTAAAAAAGGAAGTAAAGGAGATTCTCGTCCAGTGTTGTTGTGGAATGCATGGGAAGAGGAGCAAGAGAAATGGATTGATCAGCATATATCAGAAGATTTTGACTTAGATAATCAGAGTGAAGTAATGAATGAAACTGCTGAGGCGCCCTCTGATCTGACTATGCCTTTACTTAGATACCAGAGGGAATGGTTAGCCTGGGCTTTGAAACAAGAACATTCTTCAAGTAGAGGTGGAATACTTGCAGATGAAATGGGAATGGGGAAGACTATTCAAGCAATTGCTCTTGTCCTTGCCAAACGTGAATTCCAAGACAGTTGTGAACCAGATCAATCCATACCATGTTCATCCAACCTGTTGCCTCCTATCAAAGGAACACTTGTCATATGTCCAGTGGTTGCTGTTACTCAGTGGGTCAGTGAGATTGATCGCTTTACTTTAAAAGGAAGCACCAAGGTGCTGGTCTATCATGGGGCTAATAGAGGGAGGAGTGGGGATCGATTTGCAGATTATGATTTTGTGATAACTACATACTCTGTTGTTGAGAATGAGTACAGGAAGCATATGATGCCTCCTAAAGAGAGATGCCCATACtgtggaaaattatttttgccaAGTAAGTTGATGTATCATCAAAGCTATTTTTGTGGACCTGATGCTGTTAGAACAGAAAAACAATCAAAGCAAgttaagaagaaaagagaagttaCTAAAGGGAAGACCAAGGAATGCGAAAGTAGCAAGATTTTGAAGGGTTCTATCAAGAAAAAGGGAGACAAAATGTGCATAGATATGGAAGATTCTGATGCTGTACCTGTACGTAGCGATAGGTCATTTCTCCATGCTGTTAAATGGCAAAGGATCATATTGGATGAG GCACACTATATCAAATCTAGACACTGTAACACTGCTAAAGCAGTTCTTGCTTTAGATTCTACCTACAAATGGGCGTTGAGTGGCACTCCCCTTCAGAACCGAGTTGGAGAGCTGTATTCGCTT ATACGATTCTTGCAAATAACTCCTTATTCCTATTACTTGTGCAAGGACTGTGATTGCAGGATTCTTGATCATAG CTCTAAAGAATGTTCAGTCTGCACTCACAGTTCCGTGCGACATTTCTGTTGGTGGAATAAA TATGTTGCCACACCAATTCAATCTTTTGGAAATGGTGATTCTGGGAAAAGAGCTATGATACTGCTTAAACATAAAGTTTTGAAGAACATAGTATTAAGGCGCACAAAAATAGGCAGGGCTGCTGATCTTGCACTTCCACCTAGAATT GTTTCGTTGAGAAANGATTGCCTAGATATTAAAGAGCAAGACTATTATGAATCGTTATACAATGAAAGTCAGGCACAATTTAATAC ATACATTGAAGCAAATACACTGATGCATAATTATGCACATATATTTGATCTCCTCACACGGCTGCGTCAG GCTGTTGATCATCCATACCTTGTGGTATATTCTCAAAGTTCAGGTTCAAGAAGTGCAGTTATGGCCAACAATGCTACTACCGTTGAACAAATTTGTGGTATATGCCACGAGCCAGTAGAAGATCTTGTT GTTACCTCCTGTGAGCATTCATTTTGCCGTGCATGCTTGATAGACTACTACTCTACTTCCTTGGGCCAAGTATCATGCCCTGCTTGCTCCAAATTACTTACAGTTGATTTAACATCCAACAAGGATGCTGGGGATCAGGTTAAAACAACAATTAAGGGTTTCAGATCCTCGAGCATTTTGAATAGAATTCGCCTTGAGAACTTTCAGACGAGTACTAAAATAGAGGCTTTG AGAGAAGAAATAAGATTCATGGTCGAAAGGGATGGTTCTGCCAAAGGGATTGTTTTTAGCCAATTCACATCGTTCTTGGATCTTATAAACTACTCTTTACACAAG TCTGGAGTATCTTGTGTTCAGTTGAATGGAAGCATGTCATTGAATGCTAGGGATGCTGCCATTCGGAGATTTACTGAAGATCCAGATTGCAAAATTTTTCTCATGAGCTTGAAGGCTGGGGGTGTTGCACTCAATTTGACGGTAGCTTCACAC GTCTTCCTTATGGACCCTTGGTGGAACCCGGCCGTGGAGCGCCAGGCTCAAGACAGAATTCACCGAATAGGGCAATACAAACCTATAAG AATTGTGAGGTTTGTCATCGAGAACACAATCGAGGAGAGAATTTTGAAACTCCAAGAGAAGAAAGAACTGGTGTTTGAAGG GACTATAGGTGGTTCTTCTGATGCTCTGGGGAAATTGACAGAGGCAGACTTGAGATTTTTGTTTGTTACCTAA
- the LOC106760896 gene encoding B-cell receptor-associated protein 31: protein MLQLLYAVIFAQMFLILSFLFKTPARKLVIVTLDRVKRGRGPVVVKTVAATLLVVLASSLYSIAKIQRRSLNAPVVNPTDQVLVSKHTLEASLMGFVLFLALMIDRLHHYIRELRLLRKAMEAAKKQSRSFEDGKSVSATEHKALVEEISTLKPQIEKLESECEVKARKAKAMEAEVEALRKQSEGFLMEYDRLLADNQNLRSQLQAIDHSSSHAVNKKTT, encoded by the exons ATGTTGCAGCTTCTCTACGCCGTCATTTTCGCCCAAATGTTCCTCATTCTTTCGTTCCTCTTCAAAACTCCGGCCAGGAAGCTAGTCATCGTCACATTGGATCGGGTCAAGCGCGGCCGCGGCCCCGTCGTCGTTAAGACCGTCGCCGCCACGCTGCTCGTGGTCCTCGCTTCCTCGCTCTACAGCATCGCCAAGATCCAGCGTCGGAGCCTCAATGCTCCCGTTGTTAACCCCACCGACCAAGTCCTCGTCTCTAAGCACACGCTCGAAGCTTCTCTTATGG GGTTTGTGCTGTTCTTAGCTCTGATGATCGACAGATTGCACCACTACATCAGAGAGCTTCGGTTACTGAGGAAGGCCATGGAAGCTGCTAAGAAACAGAGTCGAAGTTTTGAGGACGGTAAAAGTGTGAGTGCAACCGAGCACAAGGCTTTGGTGGAAGAAATTTCGACATTGAAGCCCCAAATTGAGAAGCTGGAATCTGAGTGTGAAGTAAAAGCAAGGAAGGCTAAGGCCATGGAAGCAGAGGTGGAGGCTCTTAGAAAGCAATCTGAGGGGTTTCTTATGGAATATGACCGCCTCTTGGCGGACAATCAAAATCTTCGCAGTCAGTTGCAGGCTATTGACCACAGTTCTTCCCATGCTGTTAACAAAAAGACCACGTGA